In Acidobacteriota bacterium, a single genomic region encodes these proteins:
- a CDS encoding deoxyribonuclease IV, translating into MPPSVGWSAPPAGASRFKPDEGTAVRLGAHMSIAGRIGLALSRGAAVGCETVQIFTQNNNRWVGKRLEPDAVREFQALRRATHIDPVFAHNCYLVNLASADAAIRRRSVDAMVQEVERCAELELPFVILHPGAHGGDGESTGIRRIVQGLRTIIRLTAGSGVGLVLENTAGQGTSLGHRLEHLRDILAGVDRPERLGVCLDTSHLFAAGYDLRDAESYGTTMAAFERTVGFEFLRALHLNDSKRELGSRVDRHAHIGRGALGVAAFRLLLNDPRLRALPGVIETEKTEDGDADRMNLDVLRRLRGRGARPRRG; encoded by the coding sequence ATGCCTCCATCGGTGGGGTGGTCCGCGCCGCCGGCCGGAGCGTCGAGATTCAAGCCGGATGAGGGAACGGCGGTGAGACTCGGCGCCCACATGTCCATCGCCGGCAGAATCGGCCTGGCCCTGTCCCGCGGGGCCGCCGTAGGATGCGAGACGGTTCAGATCTTCACTCAGAACAACAACCGGTGGGTGGGCAAGCGGCTGGAGCCGGATGCGGTGCGTGAGTTCCAGGCGCTGCGCCGCGCCACTCACATCGACCCCGTCTTCGCCCACAACTGTTACCTGGTCAACCTGGCTTCGGCTGACGCCGCCATCCGGCGCCGGTCCGTCGACGCCATGGTGCAGGAGGTGGAGCGGTGTGCAGAACTGGAGCTCCCGTTCGTGATCCTGCACCCGGGCGCCCATGGCGGCGACGGGGAATCGACGGGAATCCGTCGCATCGTCCAGGGGCTGCGAACGATCATCCGGCTCACCGCCGGCTCCGGCGTGGGTCTGGTGCTGGAGAACACGGCCGGCCAGGGCACTTCGCTGGGCCATCGGCTGGAGCACCTGCGTGACATATTGGCGGGCGTGGACCGGCCGGAGCGTCTGGGCGTCTGTCTGGACACCAGCCATCTGTTCGCAGCGGGGTACGACCTCCGAGACGCCGAGTCGTATGGGACCACCATGGCCGCATTCGAGCGGACGGTGGGGTTCGAATTCCTGCGGGCGCTGCATCTGAATGATTCGAAACGGGAATTGGGATCCCGAGTGGATCGACACGCGCACATCGGCCGGGGCGCTCTAGGTGTCGCCGCTTTCCGGCTGCTCCTTAATGATCCACGCCTGCGGGCCTTGCCGGGAGTCATCGAAACGGAGAAAACCGAAGACGGTGACGCTGACCGGATGAATCTGGATGTGTTGCGCCGACTGAGAGGGCGCGGTGCCCGCCCCCGCCGCGGGTGA
- a CDS encoding amino acid permease: MSLKKLFQVKSLDQILVDAEKPEYRLNRALGPVHLIMLGIGAIIGAGIFATIGTAAAGDAYRPGAGPALMISFIITAVVCGFTALCYAEFASMVPISGSAYTYSYVTLGEIVAWIIGWDLIIEYAVGNIAVAISWANYFKTLLRGLGIIIPDWLSMDYRTAARIVDATGQSTVFRDAPHVFGVPIVFNLLAVLIVAAISIVLVMGIRGSARFNAIMVGIKILVLSFFIVVGLKWVQPENWTPFAPNGWAGISAGAAIVFFAYIGFDAVSTVAEETRNPKRNLPIGIIGSLILCTFFYVVVSAVFTGLISYPDLRTKLATEQAEPLTMALEHAIPHLGWAVGIVALGSVIAHTAVLLVFQLGQPRIFFSMARDGLLPAMFQKVHPRFRTPHVATLMTGAFVAFFSAIASIDEMVDLTNIGTLFAFILVCSGIIVIRKRDPDRKPSFRVPGGWGWTIGLYVAFALGLSLFTFSILTKLIILGVAGVVFVLARNHIFPVLGILSCLYLIYYLPPTSWLRFAAWLNFGFVIYAGYGVVHSRLRGRAVSEDPATHDRYTALTGAILGLVGTALLLVTRGLDIILVAFQAIRGPEGWARVQEAAGHIQSLDAWLQSSWFLTAPLLLNTIVLGPLSLRRAWRARQAETAATGRPSGTLAIGLSALLLALGAVYLIAMLVHSIA; this comes from the coding sequence ATGTCGCTGAAAAAGCTCTTCCAGGTCAAATCTCTCGACCAGATCCTGGTTGATGCCGAAAAACCGGAATACCGGTTGAATCGGGCGCTGGGCCCGGTCCACCTGATCATGCTTGGCATCGGCGCCATCATCGGCGCCGGCATCTTCGCCACCATTGGAACCGCTGCGGCAGGCGACGCCTATCGGCCGGGGGCGGGGCCGGCCCTGATGATCTCGTTCATCATCACCGCGGTCGTCTGCGGGTTCACCGCGCTCTGCTATGCCGAATTCGCGTCGATGGTCCCCATATCCGGTTCGGCCTACACGTACTCCTATGTCACCCTGGGCGAGATCGTGGCCTGGATCATCGGCTGGGACCTCATCATCGAGTACGCCGTGGGCAACATCGCCGTGGCCATCAGCTGGGCGAACTACTTCAAGACGCTGTTGCGCGGGCTCGGCATTATCATCCCCGACTGGCTCTCCATGGATTACCGGACCGCCGCCCGGATCGTCGACGCGACCGGGCAGTCGACCGTGTTCCGCGACGCGCCCCATGTGTTCGGTGTCCCCATCGTCTTCAACCTGCTGGCCGTACTCATCGTGGCTGCCATTTCCATTGTGCTGGTGATGGGGATCCGCGGCAGCGCCCGCTTCAACGCGATCATGGTGGGGATCAAGATCCTGGTGCTGTCCTTTTTCATTGTGGTGGGGCTGAAGTGGGTCCAGCCGGAGAATTGGACACCGTTTGCACCGAACGGCTGGGCGGGCATCAGCGCGGGCGCGGCCATAGTCTTTTTCGCGTACATCGGGTTCGACGCGGTCTCCACGGTCGCTGAGGAAACCCGCAATCCGAAGCGCAACCTGCCCATCGGCATAATCGGGTCGCTGATCCTCTGCACATTTTTCTACGTGGTCGTCTCCGCCGTCTTTACCGGCCTGATCTCGTACCCGGACCTCCGGACGAAGCTGGCCACCGAGCAGGCCGAGCCCCTCACCATGGCGCTGGAACACGCCATCCCCCATTTGGGGTGGGCGGTGGGCATCGTCGCGCTGGGCTCGGTCATCGCCCACACGGCTGTCCTGCTGGTGTTCCAATTGGGCCAGCCGCGGATTTTCTTCTCCATGGCCCGGGACGGACTGCTTCCGGCCATGTTCCAAAAGGTCCATCCCCGCTTCCGCACCCCCCACGTGGCCACACTCATGACGGGCGCGTTCGTCGCTTTCTTCTCGGCCATCGCCAGCATCGACGAGATGGTGGATTTGACGAACATCGGCACGCTGTTCGCGTTCATCCTGGTCTGCAGCGGCATCATTGTGATCCGCAAGCGCGATCCCGACCGGAAGCCGTCGTTCCGAGTGCCGGGCGGGTGGGGCTGGACGATCGGACTCTACGTCGCGTTTGCCCTCGGCTTGTCGCTGTTCACTTTTTCGATCCTCACCAAGCTGATCATTCTCGGTGTCGCCGGCGTGGTGTTCGTGCTGGCGCGGAATCACATCTTCCCCGTGCTGGGGATCCTGTCCTGCTTGTACCTGATTTACTATCTCCCGCCCACCTCGTGGCTTCGGTTCGCCGCGTGGCTGAATTTCGGCTTCGTGATCTACGCCGGCTACGGAGTAGTCCATTCCCGCCTGCGCGGACGTGCTGTCAGCGAGGATCCCGCCACCCACGACCGGTACACGGCGCTCACCGGGGCCATCCTCGGGCTGGTGGGGACGGCGCTGCTGCTGGTGACCCGGGGGCTGGACATCATCCTGGTTGCGTTTCAGGCGATCCGGGGCCCGGAGGGGTGGGCGCGCGTTCAGGAAGCCGCCGGCCACATCCAGAGCCTCGATGCCTGGCTGCAGTCGTCCTGGTTCCTCACCGCGCCTCTACTGCTGAATACCATCGTGCTGGGGCCCCTCTCCCTGCGGCGCGCTTGGCGGGCCCGCCAAGCGGAGACCGCTGCAACGGGCCGTCCGTCCGGCACCCTCGCCATCGGACTCAGCGCGCTGTTGCTGGCGTTGGGCGCCGTCTACCTGATCGCCATGCTGGTGCACAGCATCGCCTGA
- the rpiB gene encoding ribose 5-phosphate isomerase B, producing MEPDSLRQLIQEIVRREVERVQAPVAPIAPVASVASAAPPPVAGGGTAPAPASPPTGNCLREFRFAGKVLTASDLAEIAPQTDVVIAPGTIVSPLVHDVVRERRLRLRVEGDTGHPTIAVGSDHGGFALKEAVKRWLQEWGYLFFDYGTHTDSAVDYPEFAHKVARAVADNHQDLGIIVDGAGIGSCIAANKVPGIRAALCHDAATARNSREHNYANVLTLGGRMLQPADAMVVVRTWLDTPYGEERHARRVRLIGEIEKKYLKD from the coding sequence ATGGAACCCGATTCTTTGCGGCAGCTCATCCAGGAAATCGTCCGGCGGGAGGTGGAGCGCGTTCAGGCCCCCGTCGCGCCAATCGCGCCGGTGGCCTCCGTTGCCTCCGCCGCACCGCCACCGGTCGCGGGAGGGGGCACGGCGCCTGCTCCGGCGTCGCCGCCCACCGGGAACTGCCTGCGGGAGTTTCGTTTCGCGGGCAAGGTGCTCACCGCCTCCGACTTGGCGGAGATTGCCCCGCAGACGGATGTGGTGATCGCCCCGGGCACAATCGTCTCGCCCCTGGTTCATGATGTCGTCCGCGAGCGCCGGCTCCGGCTGCGTGTCGAGGGTGACACCGGACATCCCACGATCGCGGTGGGTTCCGACCACGGCGGTTTCGCGCTGAAGGAGGCGGTGAAACGCTGGCTTCAGGAGTGGGGGTATCTGTTCTTCGATTATGGCACCCACACCGACAGCGCCGTCGACTATCCGGAATTCGCCCACAAGGTGGCTCGGGCCGTGGCTGATAACCACCAGGACCTGGGCATCATCGTCGACGGCGCCGGCATCGGCTCCTGCATCGCGGCCAACAAGGTGCCGGGGATCCGGGCGGCCCTCTGCCACGACGCCGCCACCGCCCGCAACAGCCGGGAGCATAACTACGCCAATGTCCTCACGCTCGGCGGGCGGATGCTCCAGCCGGCCGACGCGATGGTCGTCGTGCGCACGTGGCTGGACACGCCGTACGGTGAGGAACGGCACGCCCGCCGCGTCCGTCTGATCGGTGAGATCGAGAAAAAGTACCTCAAGGACTGA
- the deoC gene encoding deoxyribose-phosphate aldolase, which yields MRELARRAAVPATAGGPQPATLAGMIDHTILKPDAVRDDIVKLAREALQYGFAAVCVNACWVPLVAEILRGSTVKTCAVIGFPLGAMVTELKVAEARRAIADGAAEIDMVINVGALKGGELDFVESDIRAVVQAAREQGAIVKVILETCLLTRDEKVTACLLSKKAGAQFVKTSTGFASGGATVADVRLMRETVGDTMQVKASGGIRNYSTAVEMIQAGATRIGTSSGVAIVSGR from the coding sequence ATGCGGGAGCTGGCCCGGCGTGCCGCGGTGCCGGCCACCGCCGGCGGGCCGCAGCCGGCGACTTTGGCGGGCATGATCGACCACACCATCCTGAAACCGGATGCGGTCCGCGACGACATCGTCAAGCTGGCACGCGAAGCCCTGCAGTACGGGTTCGCCGCGGTCTGCGTGAACGCCTGCTGGGTGCCGCTGGTGGCCGAGATCCTGCGGGGTTCCACGGTCAAAACATGCGCGGTGATCGGCTTCCCCCTCGGGGCGATGGTGACGGAGCTGAAAGTCGCGGAGGCGCGCCGGGCGATCGCGGACGGCGCCGCCGAAATCGATATGGTGATCAATGTGGGAGCGCTCAAGGGCGGCGAGCTGGACTTCGTCGAGAGCGACATCCGGGCCGTCGTGCAGGCGGCCCGGGAACAAGGCGCCATCGTCAAGGTCATCCTGGAGACGTGCCTGCTCACCCGGGACGAGAAAGTCACCGCCTGTCTGCTGTCCAAAAAAGCCGGGGCCCAGTTTGTGAAGACGTCAACGGGCTTTGCGTCCGGAGGCGCCACGGTGGCCGACGTCCGGCTGATGCGCGAGACAGTGGGCGACACCATGCAGGTGAAGGCCTCGGGCGGCATCCGAAACTACTCCACGGCGGTGGAGATGATCCAGGCGGGGGCGACGCGGATCGGCACCAGCTCGGGCGTGGCCATTGTGTCCGGCCGCTGA
- a CDS encoding YtxH domain-containing protein, with protein MEEKSRWGDRTLYFLLGGFVGATIALLFAPRSGEETRELIATKVKDGTEALKDHLQTARQKLVETKEKLEADTADLISRGKEMVAREKEVISAAIEAGKQAYKGEKESVKKKI; from the coding sequence ATGGAAGAGAAAAGCAGGTGGGGAGATCGGACGCTGTACTTCCTTCTGGGCGGATTTGTGGGCGCCACCATCGCCCTGTTGTTCGCCCCGCGTTCGGGCGAGGAGACCCGCGAGCTGATCGCCACCAAGGTCAAGGACGGGACGGAGGCGCTCAAGGATCACCTCCAGACCGCCCGCCAGAAACTCGTGGAAACGAAGGAAAAGCTTGAAGCCGACACCGCCGACCTGATCTCCCGTGGCAAGGAAATGGTTGCCCGTGAGAAAGAGGTCATCAGTGCCGCCATCGAAGCCGGCAAGCAGGCCTACAAGGGAGAGAAAGAATCCGTCAAGAAGAAGATCTGA
- the thiD gene encoding bifunctional hydroxymethylpyrimidine kinase/phosphomethylpyrimidine kinase yields the protein MNAERKIKDLIGSHRPFRSILVKPRVFKALTVAGSDPSGGAGIQADLKTFSSFDVYGSAVITALTAQNTTGVDGIFTVEPDFIRRQLTMVLDDLGPQPLKTGMIPTTAAIEVIVAAVEQYKLKQLVVDPVLIATSGDKLVVETTLDALRRLMGHALLVTPNLSEAAQLSGLTLTSFDDMKDAALQIYQTGVRNVLIKGGHLLDDATDLFFDGKEFIFLKEKRIPVGDTHGTGCTYSAAITAGLAKGMPLLDAIVNAKIYITRALKFHLDVGKGSKVLNFRV from the coding sequence ATGAATGCCGAACGCAAGATCAAAGATCTCATCGGTTCCCATCGGCCCTTTCGGTCCATCCTGGTCAAACCCCGTGTATTCAAGGCGTTGACAGTGGCGGGATCCGACCCCTCCGGCGGTGCCGGGATCCAGGCTGACTTGAAGACATTCTCCAGCTTCGATGTCTACGGCAGCGCCGTGATCACCGCGCTCACCGCCCAGAACACCACGGGCGTGGACGGCATCTTCACGGTGGAGCCGGACTTCATCCGACGCCAACTGACCATGGTGTTGGACGACCTCGGCCCCCAGCCGCTGAAGACCGGCATGATTCCGACCACGGCCGCCATCGAGGTCATCGTGGCCGCCGTGGAGCAGTATAAGCTGAAGCAGCTCGTGGTGGACCCGGTGCTCATCGCGACCAGCGGCGACAAGCTGGTGGTCGAGACCACCCTGGATGCGCTCCGCCGCCTCATGGGACACGCGCTCCTGGTCACGCCGAACCTGTCGGAGGCGGCCCAATTGTCCGGCCTGACCCTAACCTCGTTCGACGACATGAAGGACGCGGCGCTCCAGATCTATCAGACCGGTGTGCGGAATGTCCTGATCAAAGGCGGGCATCTTCTCGATGACGCCACCGACCTGTTCTTCGATGGCAAGGAATTCATCTTCCTGAAAGAAAAGCGGATACCCGTGGGCGACACGCATGGCACCGGTTGTACCTATTCAGCGGCGATCACCGCCGGGCTGGCCAAAGGGATGCCGCTGCTGGACGCGATCGTCAACGCCAAGATCTACATCACCCGGGCGCTGAAATTCCACCTCGATGTGGGCAAGGGATCGAAGGTGCTGAATTTCAGGGTCTAG
- a CDS encoding MoxR family ATPase, giving the protein MTANGQDLEQIRSLIDNIGSVLLGKEDVVRLAVLALLAEGHLLIEDVPGVGKTTLAQALARSIDGTFKRVQFTSDLLPSDILGVSVFFPEAGEFQFKKGPVFANVVLADEINRATPKTQSALLEAMNERRVTMDNVTYQLPAPFLVLATQNPVEYHGTFPLPESQLDRFLMRIRVGYPDPGEERRILLQSRGPEAVERLAPAIGVAAVQALSQRARQVEVEESLLDYIMEIVTASRRSPAIQVGVSPRGSLALYRAAQVQAFLSGRSYCIPDDVKHVAVPVLSHRIILKKKYAHLMDIREEAEAVIAELIGGIPVPV; this is encoded by the coding sequence ATGACAGCCAACGGCCAGGACCTGGAACAGATCCGCTCCCTCATCGACAACATCGGTTCCGTGCTGCTGGGCAAGGAGGATGTCGTCCGGCTGGCCGTTCTGGCCCTGCTGGCGGAGGGCCACCTCCTCATTGAGGACGTGCCGGGTGTCGGCAAGACCACGTTGGCGCAGGCGCTGGCCCGTTCCATCGACGGGACGTTCAAGCGCGTTCAGTTCACCAGCGACCTGCTGCCGTCGGACATCCTGGGCGTTTCCGTCTTCTTTCCCGAGGCCGGTGAGTTCCAGTTCAAGAAGGGCCCGGTCTTCGCCAACGTCGTGCTGGCCGACGAGATCAACCGGGCGACGCCCAAGACTCAGAGCGCCCTGCTTGAGGCCATGAACGAGCGCCGGGTGACCATGGACAACGTCACCTACCAGCTTCCGGCGCCGTTCCTCGTGCTCGCCACCCAGAATCCCGTAGAGTATCACGGCACGTTCCCGTTGCCCGAGTCGCAGCTGGACCGTTTTCTCATGCGCATCCGCGTGGGCTACCCCGATCCTGGCGAGGAGCGCCGCATCCTGCTGCAGAGCCGCGGGCCGGAGGCTGTGGAACGGCTGGCTCCGGCGATCGGCGTGGCGGCAGTTCAGGCGCTCAGCCAGCGCGCGCGGCAGGTGGAGGTCGAGGAAAGCCTCCTCGACTACATCATGGAAATCGTCACCGCCTCCCGACGCTCTCCGGCCATCCAGGTGGGGGTGAGCCCGCGCGGCTCGCTGGCGCTGTATCGGGCCGCCCAGGTCCAGGCGTTCCTGTCCGGCCGGTCCTACTGCATTCCCGATGACGTGAAACACGTGGCCGTGCCGGTGCTCTCCCACCGCATCATCCTGAAAAAGAAATACGCCCACCTGATGGATATCCGGGAAGAGGCCGAGGCCGTCATCGCCGAATTGATCGGGGGTATCCCGGTCCCGGTCTGA
- a CDS encoding DUF58 domain-containing protein, producing MKTSIWNLKRPFFWSLVLSGLSLVCLQLAVAMFRQGLRRPGFFLALAGMICLLAEVVLFVPVLARNALRSAGLSIRFRITQAGWIYIGLIFLIAVAAVNTGNNLLYIVLAFMISAIAVSGELSRILLSSLRVAVDYQDSIFAGEFTSYRLRLLNAKRWFPAFSVGVDGHLVNKTWLAAAGLAETKPKRLDAQALQARGVPCMRTVAYFPYLSPRGTDTQSFQVRFLHRGLYRIDAIEVLTAFPFGFFRKGRKIQAAGELVVFPELLEKGDFQSSLEHQLETIPILRKGLGAELFALREYIPGEDVRHIHWKASARVGRYLVKEYSTETLQSYVLVLDEGYPGNLDEVRVRYERAISFLATLAMELYQRGKSVRVVPSHSRPPEAGARCDLPSVLEDLALSYLRPVEDAPNAHPLNSAPFETWLSEEAPGSLILCSFRSPAMFFRLAPHLDGYLDLNQI from the coding sequence ATGAAAACGTCCATCTGGAACCTGAAACGACCGTTTTTCTGGTCGCTGGTGCTGTCCGGCCTGTCGCTGGTCTGCCTCCAGCTGGCGGTGGCCATGTTCCGCCAGGGACTGCGCCGGCCGGGGTTCTTTCTGGCGCTGGCCGGCATGATCTGCCTGCTGGCGGAAGTGGTGCTCTTCGTGCCCGTGCTGGCCCGCAACGCCCTGCGCAGCGCGGGGCTGTCCATCCGGTTCCGCATCACCCAGGCGGGCTGGATCTACATCGGGCTGATCTTCCTGATCGCCGTTGCCGCGGTCAACACCGGCAACAACCTGCTGTACATCGTGCTGGCGTTCATGATCTCGGCCATCGCCGTGTCCGGCGAGCTGTCCCGCATCCTGCTGTCCAGCCTGCGGGTGGCGGTGGATTACCAGGATTCGATCTTCGCCGGGGAATTCACCAGCTACCGCCTGCGGCTGCTTAACGCCAAGCGCTGGTTCCCGGCGTTTTCCGTGGGCGTGGATGGCCACCTGGTCAACAAGACGTGGCTGGCCGCCGCTGGGCTGGCCGAGACCAAGCCGAAGCGGCTGGACGCGCAAGCGCTCCAGGCGCGCGGCGTCCCCTGCATGCGGACCGTGGCCTACTTCCCGTACCTGTCGCCGCGCGGCACCGACACCCAGTCCTTCCAGGTGCGGTTCCTGCACCGCGGCCTCTACCGGATCGACGCCATCGAGGTGCTGACTGCCTTTCCCTTCGGTTTCTTCCGCAAGGGACGCAAGATCCAGGCGGCCGGCGAGCTCGTCGTCTTTCCCGAGCTGCTGGAGAAGGGCGATTTCCAGTCCTCTCTGGAACACCAGCTGGAGACCATACCGATCCTGCGGAAAGGCCTGGGGGCGGAACTCTTCGCGCTGCGGGAGTACATCCCCGGCGAGGACGTCCGCCACATTCATTGGAAGGCTTCGGCCCGCGTGGGACGCTACCTGGTCAAGGAGTACAGCACGGAGACCCTCCAATCCTACGTCCTGGTGCTCGATGAGGGCTACCCGGGCAACCTGGACGAGGTGCGGGTGCGCTACGAGCGGGCCATCTCGTTCCTGGCCACGCTGGCCATGGAGTTGTACCAGCGTGGTAAAAGCGTGCGGGTCGTGCCCAGTCACAGCCGACCGCCGGAGGCGGGCGCGCGTTGCGATCTGCCGTCCGTGCTGGAGGATCTGGCGCTGTCATACCTGCGCCCGGTGGAAGACGCGCCCAATGCGCATCCCCTCAACAGTGCGCCGTTCGAGACCTGGCTGTCCGAGGAAGCGCCCGGCAGTCTGATTCTGTGCTCCTTTCGGAGTCCGGCGATGTTTTTCCGGCTCGCGCCGCACCTGGACGGCTACCTGGACCTGAACCAGATATGA
- a CDS encoding DUF3488 domain-containing transglutaminase family protein, with protein MKYRRLFKTVFYQLILSGFGALAFTGKLGWLTCAVYLAALAAAYVKGEEISRRHAGFTRGSMLAIFVAFVAGFAVDFLLLAGEFTVAVIHVAMAVSILKLFTARTARDYLYLFLIAFGYLLVSTTFTIDIGFALFASWFMIAGILALMLFEIRTASIYFSQRGDTDVDETPRPPLEPASPGRINVSAGLVTALGGLIYVLMIGLTIPLFTILPRLSFGMWQLNLSDRQEISGFSDTTELGDVTSIKLNDAVVMRIRTDPEPDRLPPDLKWKGIALDRYDGRGWGLSVPWKQVVALSPEGLYPLARRHSPERLLYQEVFLEPITSQVLFLAHRQLALTRDVRSVSLACTGTPTKGYEHYQKFRYAGYSDIHRYSEAELGQAPAGYPLGLSTTLLEIPAYSPRIAQRVADVTRGIDSPFRQARALEAYLRTNYAYALEMEPCPPDRDPVEFFLFDMKRGHCEYFASALAIMLRYAKIPAQVVNGFQRGDINPFNGVIVVRQSDAHSWVEACFVKSGWVEFDATPPVREPDRSRYLAFLDNLLESVEFLWIQDVVNYDVSDQVQLLRSLRSGAAGWRQTVARTLKRVQEWLNDQVAVAWLRAADLAEARGGALTAIGAAVLVALVALWGLRRRFDASGRRLRREGGPGRAAGLVYQRFLKLAARAGFRKEARETPREFAQRLGGALPAGLLLEFTDLYYDLRFNPRSVVAEIMPRLHGLMRQLESLAEGPRRPGRGRRA; from the coding sequence ATGAAATACCGGCGCCTCTTCAAAACCGTGTTCTACCAGCTGATCCTGTCGGGATTCGGAGCGCTGGCCTTCACCGGCAAGCTCGGTTGGCTCACCTGCGCCGTCTACCTGGCGGCGCTGGCCGCGGCTTACGTCAAAGGAGAGGAGATCTCGCGCCGCCATGCCGGGTTTACGCGCGGCTCGATGCTGGCGATTTTCGTCGCGTTCGTGGCCGGTTTCGCGGTGGATTTCCTCCTGTTGGCGGGCGAGTTCACCGTGGCGGTGATCCACGTGGCCATGGCGGTGTCGATCCTGAAGCTGTTCACCGCCCGCACGGCGCGGGACTACCTGTACCTGTTCCTCATCGCGTTCGGTTATCTGCTGGTGTCCACGACCTTCACGATTGACATCGGCTTCGCGCTGTTCGCGTCCTGGTTCATGATTGCGGGGATCCTGGCGCTGATGCTGTTCGAGATCCGGACGGCGTCCATCTACTTCTCCCAGCGCGGCGATACGGATGTTGACGAGACGCCGCGGCCGCCGCTGGAACCGGCCTCGCCCGGCCGGATCAACGTGTCGGCGGGACTGGTCACCGCGCTGGGCGGGTTGATCTACGTGCTGATGATCGGTTTGACGATCCCGCTGTTCACCATCCTGCCCCGGTTGTCTTTCGGCATGTGGCAGTTGAACCTGTCGGACCGGCAGGAGATCAGTGGGTTTTCCGACACCACCGAGCTCGGCGACGTCACCTCGATCAAACTCAACGACGCGGTGGTCATGCGGATCCGCACCGATCCGGAACCGGACCGGCTGCCGCCGGACCTGAAATGGAAGGGCATCGCCCTGGACCGGTACGACGGGCGCGGGTGGGGGCTGTCGGTGCCCTGGAAGCAGGTGGTGGCGCTCAGCCCGGAGGGGCTCTATCCGCTGGCCCGACGTCACAGTCCCGAACGGCTGCTGTATCAGGAGGTGTTCCTTGAGCCCATCACGTCGCAGGTGCTGTTCCTGGCCCACCGGCAACTGGCTCTCACCCGCGACGTCCGGAGCGTCTCGCTGGCCTGCACGGGCACGCCCACCAAGGGATACGAGCATTATCAGAAATTCCGCTACGCCGGTTACTCGGACATTCACCGCTACAGCGAGGCGGAGCTCGGCCAGGCGCCGGCCGGCTATCCGCTCGGCCTCTCGACGACGCTGCTGGAGATCCCGGCGTACTCGCCGCGGATCGCCCAGCGAGTGGCCGATGTCACCCGTGGCATCGATTCGCCCTTCCGACAGGCCCGGGCGCTGGAGGCTTACCTCCGCACTAATTACGCCTATGCGCTGGAGATGGAGCCGTGTCCTCCGGACCGTGACCCGGTGGAGTTCTTCCTCTTCGACATGAAGCGCGGCCACTGCGAGTACTTCGCCTCGGCCTTGGCCATCATGTTGCGGTATGCCAAGATCCCGGCGCAGGTGGTCAACGGCTTTCAACGGGGCGACATCAATCCGTTCAACGGCGTCATCGTCGTCCGGCAATCCGATGCCCACAGCTGGGTGGAAGCCTGTTTCGTCAAGTCCGGTTGGGTGGAGTTCGATGCCACGCCGCCGGTGCGAGAACCCGATCGGTCCCGCTACCTGGCGTTTCTGGATAATCTGCTCGAATCAGTGGAGTTTCTCTGGATCCAGGACGTGGTCAACTATGATGTCTCCGATCAGGTGCAACTCCTCCGTTCCCTTCGGTCGGGCGCGGCGGGTTGGCGTCAGACCGTCGCCCGGACGCTCAAGCGGGTTCAGGAGTGGCTGAACGATCAAGTGGCTGTGGCGTGGCTCCGCGCCGCCGATCTGGCGGAGGCGCGGGGCGGCGCGCTCACGGCGATAGGTGCGGCGGTTCTCGTGGCTCTCGTGGCGCTGTGGGGGCTGCGGCGGCGGTTCGATGCCTCCGGTCGGCGGTTGCGTCGCGAAGGCGGGCCGGGCCGGGCCGCCGGACTGGTCTATCAGCGTTTCCTGAAACTGGCCGCCCGGGCCGGCTTCCGGAAGGAGGCGCGTGAGACGCCGCGCGAATTCGCCCAGCGGTTGGGCGGCGCCCTGCCCGCCGGACTGCTACTGGAATTCACCGACCTTTACTATGACCTGCGCTTCAACCCGCGCAGCGTCGTGGCCGAGATTATGCCGCG